From the genome of Apus apus isolate bApuApu2 chromosome 19, bApuApu2.pri.cur, whole genome shotgun sequence, one region includes:
- the FAM163B gene encoding protein FAM163B, giving the protein MTAGTVVITGGILATVILLCIIAVLCYCRLQYYCCKKDESEEDEEEPDFAVHSHIPPLHCNRNVVLTNGPSLYASSPFGKKPAPSRPSCPSCTPYEPPTFFLQEPLEDLHNGGDRVSYKTVSQEDLDLPVSVANLQALNPNRLSAMREAFSRSRSISTDV; this is encoded by the exons ATGACAGCCGGGACCGTGGTCATCACAGGTGGAATATTAGCGACTGTCATTTTGCTTTGTATCATCGCCGTCCTCTGCTACTGTAggctccag TACTACTGCTGCAAGAAGGATGAGTCCGAGGAGGACGAGGAGGAGCCCGACTTCGCCGTGCACTCCCACATCCCGCCGCTCCACTGCAACCGCAACGTAGTGCTGACCAACGGCCCGTCCCTCTACGCCTCCTCACCCTTCGGCAAAAAGCCGGCACCCAGCCggcccagctgccccagctgcaccCCCTACGAGCCCCCCACCTTCTTCCTGCAGGAACCCCTTGAGGATCTGCACAACGGGGGCGACCGGGTGAGCTACAAGACGGTGAGCCAGGAAGACCTGGACCTGCCGGTGAGCGTGGCCAACCTGCAGGCCCTCAACCCCAACCGGCTCTCGGCCATGCGGGAAGCGTTTTCCCGCAGCCGCAGCATCAGCACCGACGTGTGA